From Triticum urartu cultivar G1812 chromosome 2, Tu2.1, whole genome shotgun sequence, a single genomic window includes:
- the LOC125540404 gene encoding NDR1/HIN1-like protein 12 — MAVKDCGGHKGGGCECHRRRLYRKCCGALLALVILALFIILIVYLVLRPHKPRFYLQDLAVLCLNVTPPTSAYLFTTMQATVAARNPNDRVGVYYDEADMYAEYKGVPITVPTRLPVAYQGHRDQSVWSPYLRSMDSVVLPPQLAIALAQDETAGYVLVDVKVDGQVRWKVGTWISGHYHLRVNCPALIRVNEGKGSYGATTGGGPDYFRFQQAAACAVDV, encoded by the coding sequence ATGGCGGTGAAGGACTGCGGCGGGCACAAGGGCGGGGGCTGCGAGTGCCACCGCCGCCGGCTCTACCGCAAGTGCTGCGGCGCGCTGCTGGCCCTCGTCATCCTCGCCCTCTTCATCATCCTCATCGTCTACCTGGTGCTCCGCCCCCACAAGCCCCGCTTCTACCTGCAGGACCTGGCGGTGCTCTGCCTCAACGTCACGCCGCCCACCTCCGCCTACCTCTTCACCACCATGCAGGCCACGGTCGCGGCGCGCAACCCCAACGACCGCGTCGGCGTCTACTACGACGAGGCGGACATGTACGCGGAGTACAAGGGCGTGCCCATCACCGTCCCCACCCGCCTCCCCGTCGCCTACCAGGGCCACCGGGACCAGTCCGTCTGGTCGCCCTACCTCCGGTCCATGGACAGCGTCGTGCTCCCGCCGCAGCTCGCCATCGCGCTGGCGCAGGACGAGACGGCCGGGTACGTGCTGGTGGACGTCAAGGTGGACGGTCAGGTGCGCTGGAAGGTGGGCACGTGGATCTCCGGCCACTACCACCTCCGGGTCAACTGCCCGGCCCTCATCAGGGTGAACGAGGGCAAGGGCAGCTACGGCGCCACCACCGGCGGCGGCCCCGACTACTTCCGCTTCCAGCAGGCCGCCGCCTGCGCCGTCGACGTCTGA